The DNA segment GCTGCAGGCATATGGCAGTGCATCACCTTGAGCTTGAGCTGAAGTTCAAGCAGAACGCCAGGCTCCGCGATGCCAAAAACCGGATGCGTGCGCACAAGCCTATCCCTGCACCAGGCTGGCCAATGCTCATAGTCGTCATCGAGTGCGAGCCAGCCGTGCGGACAGCGACGCTGAACATCGGTCCAGATTTGCAGACCTCGTGGCGTCTCGACATACTCGTCGCGCCTCGTGTAGCGTTTGTGGTAAGTCGCACCGATGACTCGCTGCTGCAATGCGGGTGAAAGCTGTCGCTTTGCGTAACTATATCCGCCGCGCCACAGCAACCAGGCCGTGGAGAGAATTATGCGGACAGCTGGATAAGGCGCCAGAACTTCCTCGAGAATTCCCTCATTCTCGAACAATTTGTGGTCGGGTGTTTGCAGCCACGGACCCTTGCTTGTGCGATATACGCACTCGGGATGGAGAACCCCATCGAAGTCCAAGTAAAGCACGAACGACATGTTTTTCACCCTGCCAAAGCGTGCAAATCCCATACTTCCTGGGTGACGCTTCGCCACCGCGAGACTCGGTAACGCTTACACCACTCTCGCCACAACCATGCCCCTTCCTCACACACGCCGGGCTCTTCTACCAGTTGGTATAGACGTCCACTGGCCGTGCAACCAGACATTGACGCAAGGTCGAACCAGGAAATGGCGCTACTAATTCGCGCACGAGAGTAGACAGTGCTGCCTACAACGTGCCATTGACCCGCTGGGCGCTCATAGATGCCCCATGCGCTTAGCTTCGAGATGGGTTCGCGCTCTGGAGTGGGCGGCTTGCGGATAACTATGACTAGCCCGTTCGCTATGTCAACGCACGTAGCTATCTTAAGAGCA comes from the Cupriavidus basilensis genome and includes:
- a CDS encoding HAD domain-containing protein, translated to MSFVLYLDFDGVLHPECVYRTSKGPWLQTPDHKLFENEGILEEVLAPYPAVRIILSTAWLLWRGGYSYAKRQLSPALQQRVIGATYHKRYTRRDEYVETPRGLQIWTDVQRRCPHGWLALDDDYEHWPAWCRDRLVRTHPVFGIAEPGVLLELQLKLKVMHCHMPAANKAND